TTTGGATATGATGTACGGCTTTAAAATGCAAACACCTGAAACGGTAGCCAGCGATTTAGCCCAAACCATTCGTTTGAGCCCTGACCAAATAACGACTTACCCATTAACCGTTGGCATTGGCCAAAACCGTAAAAAAGCGGGTTGTTTAGCTGGCAATCCTGAAGATTTATGGCCACAGTTTTTAGCGGTAAAAGAAGCGATGGGCGAACGTTATATCATGGAGTTCCCTTGGACATTCAGTCGTAACTTTGGTCAGCCAGTAGAAAACAAATATGTATTAGACGGCGAAGACTGCTTCGGGGTTGGTTCTGGCGCATTTGGGCGTTTTGGCGAGCAGTTTAGAATTTCAAGCTTTGATATTCCTGACTATATCAACCGTATTAACGCTGGCCATACTGGCACGTGTTACACCAAACCATTAGAAGCAAAAGCGCTATTGCAGCATCATTTAATGATGATGATGGGTCACGGCCTGCTAGATAACCAACAATTTAAGGCCCATACGGGTAAATCTTTGTGGCAAGCCTTCCCACTTGAAATGAGCTATTTAATTTCTGCCGGAGCCCTGAATAAACAAGGTAATAACTACAAAACCACTGTTGAAGGACAGTTTATCGCATTGAAAATGTTTTCAGGCTTCCTTGCGGGAATGGACTACTTGCGTGAACAAGCAAGAGAATTACCGCTGACTATGTCTGTCGGAGAAACTGAAGATGACAACCAATCGTCTGCTATCATCACTTCATAATTTTCAAATGCCATAACTATCGAAAGTTATAACTAACAAAACGGCATAAGGGCATATCGATAATTTATCCCCCGTAATAACGACTATTATGGGGAATAACAACTATTGCGCTAAAGTCGGGGCGGTGTTTATTACTCTGATAATAGAAAGTCTATGGCTTGAGCTAATTTAGGCGAATCAGGATCTGAAATCCGTGTTAACCATACTAATTGTCCTGATCGGTTAATAAACACTGTCGTTGGTGTACCTGTTACGCCATAAAGCTCAGCAACACTGTCACCTTCAACCAAGGTTTTCATGCCAATACCCCGCTCTGCTAATGCAGCTGCTGGCATTGCACCTTTATCTTCATTGAAGCTGATAGCAATCATTTCAAGGTCGCTATCTAGGTGCGTTAATCGCAACCTTTCAAGACCAGGTTGCAGCTTTTTACAATAAGGACACCAAGTTGCCCAAAAATGAATGACAATGGGTTTACCTGCATGCTCCGCAAATGACCACTTGTTACCTTCCGCATCGTTAAGAGTAAATGCCTTAGCTTGAGGAAAGTCATAATCTGGAGTGGATTGCGAATCATCAGCGCGCACACCTGCCGAGAAAAACACCAATAACAAGGTTAGAACTGAAAAAGTCACTATCACGCCCAGTAATTCACGATACAACTCGTTAATAGGCTGCGCAGGTTTATCCTTTAATAATGGGCTTGATATCGATTGACTAGTCTTCATATGTTTAATCCTAATAATAAAGTCGCTAATGACTGCTTATGTATACGCGCTCCAATATTAAGACCGACTAAAGTGCACTTTATATTCAAGGTTTATTTCATTAAAGCTGCAAAAATGAATAGCACTTTATTAGGAAGAGCTAATTTCTGAGGCGTTTTACAAACTGGTCTAATCAGGTTAACTTTAAATAAAAAATAATGGATTATGTATGCAGAAATTGACTCAATGGCTGAATCAAGGCTACTTTCATAAGCACTGTTTTGCGAAACACTTTGAGAATAATGTCTTTGTAAAACAGACAGGTAATAAAGGTCTGCCTGCATTACTACTAATCCATGGTTTTCCTACCAGCAGTTACGACTGGCAACCTATTTGGGATGAGTTAACTCAGCACTTTCACTTAATTACGTTAGATATGGTGGGTTTTGGTTATTCCGATAAACCTACAGACTTCCCCTACTCTTTTGATGCTCAAGCTAATTTAATTGAAGATATTGTCGCATCGATAGGTATCGAAAAGGTCCATATTTTATCCCATGATTACGGTAATACCGTCACTCAAGAGTTACTTGCACGGCAACATGATGCTCAACAAAACCAAACCCCTTTAACTTTCGAAATTTTGAGTAGTGTATTGCTTAATGGTGGAATATTCCCTGAGGTGATTCATCCAATCCTAATTCAAAAACTGTTACTTAGTCCTATTGGCTTTATTGTCGCTAAAGGTATGGGCTACAACGCTTTTAAACGTAACTTCGATAATATTTGTAGCATCAATATTGAAGAAAACGAGCTGCGAAAATATTGGCAATTAATCCAACACAATCAAGGTAATCGTATCTTTCATAAGCTTATTCAGTACATGAAGGAAAGAGTTAAGTATCGCGACCGTTGGGTGGGCGCACTACAACAAAATACGTCACCAATGCGATTTATTAACGGTTTAGAAGATCCGATTTCTGGTCGAGATATGTTAAAGCGCTATCAAGAGTTAATCACTAACCCAGACACCATCAGTCTTGCAGGAGTCGGCCATTACCCTCAAGTGGAAGCACCAGAGCAAGTACTTGAACATGCATTCTTTTTTTGGAAAAAACACAATATTATCAACGAATAATCGACCTAATTACTTACACAATAAATTACCCAATAAATAAAGCTGAGTTTTTACTCGAAATTGGTTAAGGTAGTTTTAACGCTTAAGGAATAAGCTAAAAATCACAATAAAAGACACTAAAACAGTGAAGAAATAAACAGTCATGGATTCTGTTAGCCTTGCTTAGCTCGTATCAGCAGATTAACAGATAGCAAACAACAAAGGATCGTAATATGCCGATTTATCAAGCTCCCCTTCGCGACTATCAGTTCATATTATCTGAGTTACTGAATATTTATCAGCAAACAGACCTGCACGGTTTTAACGAAATCGACCCTGAATTGACCGATGCGATTTTACAAGGCGTGGCAGATTTCACCACCGACATCATGTTGCCATTAAACGCCTCAGGCGATCTTGAAGGTTGTCAGCTTGAAAACGGCAAAGTGATCACCCCAAAAGGATTTAAAGCTGCATACCAGAAATACATTGATGATGGCTGGGCAACGCTTACCTGCGATCCTGAATACGGCGGTCAAGGCTTACCCGAAGTGATTGGCACCTTTGCAACAGAAATGAAAACCGCCACCAATATGGCCTTTGCTATGTACCCGGGTTTAACCCATGGCGCCTATTCTGCCATTCATGTACATGGCAGCGATGCGCTGAAACAAAAGTATTTAGAAAAGCTCGTCAGCGGTGAATGGACTGGCACCATGAACCTCACTGAATCTCATGCAGGTACTGATCTAGCACTATTGCGCACTAAAGCTAAGCCCCTTGGCGATGACACGTTTGCTATTAGCGGCGAAAAGATATTTATCTCATCTGGCGATCACGACTTAGCTGAAAATATAATTCATCTTGTGTTAGCGAAATTACCAGATGCCCCTGATGGTGTTAAAGGTATCTCATTATTCGCGGTGCCTAAGTTTATGGTCAATGCAGACGGCTCATTGGGTAAATCCAATAGTTTAAGCGCCACTGCCCTTGAACATAAGATGGGTATTCACGGTAACTCAACTTGCGTGATGCTATTTGATGGCGCTATAGGCGAATTAGTCGGTGCGCCTCATCAAGGCCTAAAAGCCATGTTTACCATGATGAACCAAGCCAGACTAGGCGTTGGAATTCAAGGTTTAGGTGTATCTGACATTGCCTACCAAAATGCATTAGTTTACGCCAAAGATCGAATTCAAGGCCGCGCATTATCAGGTGTTAAACAGGCTGACCAAGCTGCTGATTCAATTTTGGTTCATGGCGATGTCCGTCGAATGTTGCTGTCACAGAAATCATTCAATGAAGGCACTCGTGCATTAATGGGTCAGCAGGCGTTATGGCTTGACCAAGCAGAGCGTCATAGCGATCCTGCTAAAGCAAAACAATCATCAGCTCTTGCCGCTCTATTTACCCCTATCGTAAAAGGTTTTGTTACCGACCAAGGATTTAAAGCTTGTGTTGATGCACAGCAAGTTTATGGCGGCCACGGCTATATTAACGAATGGGGCATGGAGCAGTTTGTCCGTGATATTCGTATCGCTATGCTTTACGAAGGAACTAACGGTGTGCAAGCCTTAGATCTTGTCGGACGAAAATTACTCTCAGATAAAGGCGCTACCCTGAGTCTGTGGTCTGATATGGTCAAACAGTTTATTGGCGAACACAGCACTAATGATGCCATGAAACCTTATATTGAAGGGCTAATGGATGCTGCAGGTGATTTAGAAAAAGCCACCGGCTTTATTGCCCAATCAGCAGCAACTAACCCCGATATGATTGGCGCGGCATCAATGCCTTATATGCAGTTATTTGGCATTAGCGCCCTTGCGTGGATGTGGGCGCGTATTGCAGCAACATCTCTTGCTGCGATTGAATCTGGCACCGATGAACTAGCCTTCTATCAAGCTAAATTGAATACCGCTTCTTTTTACATGAGTTATTGGGGGTGCCAAACTCGCAGCTTACGCAAGCAAGTTGAAATGAGTAGTGCCCAGATTACAGGTTTTGACGAAGCTGACTTTTAATCACGCATTTATTTAGCGACATTAATATCAAATTTAATAATGCGAAACCGCTAATGAGCAAAATGAAAGTGGATAATTAAATGAAGTTCTGAGTCAGTAACAAAACAAAAACAGCGCCAATAGGCGCTGTTTTTTTTAAATTCAAATTGCCATGTTACTTGTTGGCTAGTAACTTATTAGCAAGTTACTGGGTTTATTAATCCCAGATAAATTCACGAAAATGCTTACGACACACAGACTCGTAGCTTTCATTACCACCAATAGCCACCTGCTCACCTTCGCGCATTGGTTTGCCATTACCATCAAGACGAACCACCATGTTAGCTTTACGGCCACAATGACAAATGGTTTTTAACTCTACCAATTTATCAGCCCATGCTAATAGGTACTGACTGCCACTAAACAGTTCACCTTGGAAATCAGTTTTAAGGCCATAACACAGTACTGGGATATCTAAATTATCTACCACATGAGTTAACTGCTTCACTTGCTCTTTACTCAAAAACTGCGACTCATCAATTAAAATGCAATGTAACTTTTGGGTTTCAAGCTCAGTTTCAATCATTTTTGATAAGTTATCTTCAGCGCCAAAAACTTGCGCTTCAGTTTCAATGCCTATTCTGGATGCAACTTTTCCCACACCATATCGATCATCGATTGACGCTGTCATTACAAGCGTGTTCATACCGCGTTCACGGTAGTTATAAGATGATTGTAAAAGTGATGTAGATTTGCCTGCATTCATTGCCGAATAATAGAAATAAAGTTGTGCCAAAACAGGAGTTCCTTATTGTTATAATCGCGCTTAGTCTAACATTGAATCGATTTATAGATAAGTCACGCTGGGATTAAATAGCGTGAGGCAGCTAGCAGTATTTCTTGTAAGATTATTCATCTTCTTCCCCCTCAAACCTCTAAACAGCTCGCTAATACATCCAATTCACCCTTTATTTAAAACATCAAAACCTTAACAATATTTACATTTTGCAATGAATTAGATCACACTTTTTAAGCCGTGATACTTCACAACAGCTACAGGCATCACGAAAGTGCAAAATCTTCATATACGATTAAGAAACAATTGATAAATTGCGTGAACAACTATAATTAAGGAAGTAAAAAGTAAATGCATAAAACAATTGTCGCAGTAGCCATTGCTACCACACTCGCATTAAGCGGTTGCAGTAACACCCATTCAGACAGTGCCGAACAAGGAGCTCAAGTGCAGCTTCAAAACCCGTTACTGCAAGCCAGTAGCTTGCAATATCAAGCGCCTGATTTTAGTAAGTTGAAAAATGAGCATTACCAACCAGCGTTAGAGCTTGGTATGGCTCAGCATCATCAGCAAATTTTAGATATCGCCAATAACTCAGCGGCACCAACATTTGAAAACACCATTGTCGCAATGGAGAAAAGCGGTACATTACTCACCCGTACTTCTAGCATTTTTTATAATCTAACAGGTTCAAACAGCAATCCAGAACTACGAAAAGTACAAGGCATTATGGCGCCCAAAATGGCGGCGCACTCAGATAACATTAACCTCAACCCTGAGTTATTCAGCCGTATTCAAGCGATTTACGATAGCCGTACTACCAGTTCATTAACCGCTGAAGAAATCCGCTTAGTGGAAGTTTATCATCAGCGTTTTGTCCTTGCTGGAGCTAAACTTACAGAAGCTGAAAAACAAAAAATTCGTGACTTAAACGAAGAGCAATCAACATTAACCAACGAGTTTGCTCAGAGACTACTTAGACTCAGTAAAGAGATTGCAGTCAAAGTCGATGATGAAACTAAACTTGCAGGCTTATCACAATCGGCCATTGCAGCAGCAAAAGCTGACGCTGAAGCAGCGGGACTTGAAGGGCAATACCTTCTCAACATCACCAATACGACACGCCAGCCAGTATTAGCACAGCTAGACAACCGTGAACTACGTCAGCAGGTTTGGGAAGCATCGGCTAATCGCGGATTAGCAGGTGATAACGAAACAGCGTCTTTAGTCGCGCGATTAGCACAGCTTCGTGCTAAAAAAGCTAATTTACTAGGTTTTGACACTTGGTCTGATTACCGCTTAGCCCCGCAAATGGCTAAAACACCAGAAGCGGTATATGACATGTTTGGCTCAATGGTGCCAGCCGTGGTTGAAAACACCCAAAAAGAAGCCGCTGACATTCAAGCGATGATCAATAAAACAGGCGGTGATTTTACTTTAGCACCATGGGATTGGGCTTATTACGCAGAGCTAGTACGTAAAGAAAAGTTCGACCTTGATGCAGCATCAATCAAGCCTTACTTTGAGTTTAACCGTGTATTAGAAGACGGCGTGTTCTTTACCCTTCAAGAGCTATACGGCGTAACGCTTAAACCTCGTCCAGATTTACCTGTATATCATCCTGATGTAAAAGCTTACGAGATGTTTGATGAAGATGGCAGTAGCATGGCAATCTTCTACGCTGATTACTTTGCCCGTGAAGGCAAACGTGGTGGTGCTTGGATGAGCTCGTTTGTGGGTCAATCTCAGTTACTAAACCAGAAACCTGTTGTTGTGAACGTGATGAACATTAAAAAGGCGCCTGAAGGCCAACCTACGTTTGTCAGCTACGATGAAGCAACTACCATGTTCCATGAAATGGGGCACGGTACTCACGGCATGTTCTCAAAAGTGAAATACCCATCACTTGCAGGCACTTCTGTATCACGTGACTTTGTTGAATTCCCATCCACTTTCGAAGAAGACTGGGCCGCGCACCCTAAAGTGTTAGCCAATTACGCCAAACACTATGATACGGGTAAGCCAATCCCTGATGATTTACTGCAAAAGTTATTAGCATCAAGAAGCTTTAACCAAGGTTTTGATACCTTAGAGTACATGTCTGCTGCACTGCTTGATTTAGAATGGCACGCATTAGATGCTAATGCCCCGCTGCAAGATGTGGAAACGTTTGAAGCTAATGCGCTTAAGAAACATGGAGTTGATTTACCAGCAGTGCCGCCTCGTTACCGCTCAACTTACTTTGCACACGCGTTCCCAGGTGGGTATTCAGCAAGTTACTATGCTTACATGTGGAGTGAAATCCTAGCCGCTGATGCTTTTGCTTATGTGCAAACTCAAGGCGGTTTAAATCGTGAAATCGGAATGAAGTTTAGAAAAACTATCCGTGAAGTTGGCAATAGTGTACCGCCAATGGAAGCTTACCAAAACTTCAGAGGTCAAGCGCCGACGACAGATGGTCTACTAGAACGTCGTGGATTAAAGTAAATCTAAGATTTAATTAACTCTCGTACAAAAATGCCACTCAGTTGAGTGGCATTTTTTATGGCTTGATTTATAAAGTTTAAAGCAATTAAAGTCTAAAGCAATTTTATAAATAGTTACTTTAAAAGAGCTCTTCACAAGAGCTCTTCAATAGAATTACTTGGTTGCAATTTTTAACCCTAATACAGCCAATACAAACAACACAGAACAAGTAATAAAGCCCATAGCAACAGAACCTGTAAAACCAAGTACTGTGTAGCCCACTAAGCTTAATGCTGCCACAATAACTGCGTAAGGTAATTGCGTCATAACATGATCAAGATGATGACAACTTGCACCAGTAGAAGACAGAATTGTAGTATCTGAAATTGGTGAACAATGGTCGCCAAATACCGCGCCAGATAATACTGCAGCAAGCATTGGTAACATCATAGTGCTGTCACTGCCCATCGCCATATCGGCAGCGATTGGTAACATAATACCAAACGTACCCCAGCTAGTGCCGGTTGAAAATGCGGTTAAACCAGCCAGTAAAAATAATACTGCAGGCAGTAATGCAAACGGAATATTGCCAGTCGCAAGGCTTGCCATGTACTTGCCTGTTTCAAGCTCACCAATCACAGATGCGATAGTCCAAGCAAATAGCAAAATATAGATTGCTGGAAGCATTGATTTGGCACCAACCTTAAGACCAGTAAACATCATGCTAGTGCTAATTTTTTGTTGGATGGTTAGCAGTACAGTAACTACTAAGCCCACTAATGAACCGTAAAATAGAGACTCACTAACTTCAGTATTTTCAAATGCACCTAACACACTAAACTTAAGGCCTTCGCTTGCAAGTGCATCAGCGCCTGTTGAAACCATAAAGTAAATCGTTGCTGCAACTAACACAAAAATTGGTAGGAACAAGCCCATGATTTTACCGGTATCTGCTTCTGGTAAATCAGCTGTTGCACCTGGTGGTAAGCCTTTGCTTTCGTCAAATAACTCACCTTTTTGTGCATTGCGTTCATGTTGACGCATTGGACCGATATCTAAACCGAAGATAGCCACACAAAGTAATAATAACAGAGCAAAAATGGCGTAAAAATTCATCGGTACCATTTGCAGGAACACGCTTAAGTGACCCGTGTCAGCAAAACCATGTGCCGTTAAGATGCCGCCGATAAGTGCGATGATATACGCACCCCAACTTGAAACCGGAGAGATAACACACACTGGCGCAGCAGTTGAATCTAATAAATAAGCCAGTTTTGCGCGAGATATATGATAGCGGTCTGTTATAGGACGAGCTATTGAACCAACAACAATACTGTTGAAGTAATCATCAATGAAGACAACACAGCCTAAAAACATAGTCATCAGCTTAGCATCACGTTTATTACGAATCCGCTGATGCGCCCAATCGGCAAATGCACGTGCAGAACCACTTACAGTGATTAATGCGGTGATCATCCCTAATACTACTAAGAAGCCAATGATCTGTAGATTCCACGCGTTTAACGCGCCGTCATCCCACACTAAGCTCGTCACAGTGCTGACTAAATGACTTGCAGCCGCACCAAACGAGAAGTCACTTAAAAGTACAACACCAGCAAGAATACCTAAGCCAAGTGAAAGAAGAACTCTACGTGTTACCACTGCTAAAATAATTGCCACTACTGGAGGCAAAAGCGAAAGTGCCGAATCGGCATAACTTGTTATCATCATTTTTATATTTTCTTCGTTAAGTACGAATGGAGGATAACTGATAAGGCAAGACAACGCAGGAAGCGAAGACAAGGATCTTTTCAGTAGCACTCCACAGTAATATCGATATCAACATCGATATCCATTGTTTTATCCTCACGGATAAAAATTACTATGACAGTGCAGCCCCTTTCGGAAACTGCCCCAGCAAACGGCATTGATATAACCTGTTCACTTCGGCACCAAATCCTTTCACGCTAAGTTATTGGTATCACCCAACCTAACCTTACTGATATTTGATGCGCCTCTACTTATGTATTCAGCCGTGCGAGAACCTTATTTGAAGCTCTCAGCTATTACACGCCACTATACAAACATAAGCACGAGGTTAATTACCAGATAAAAGTAGCTTATCTTGTGAGAAATAACATCACAATCAAAAAACACCACAGCAGCTTATCAGCCGTGTAACGATTTGTTAGCAAGTGTGGATTTATCCATCAATAATGACGATTTCAGTCAATTATGCCGCTGTTCACTTTCTTTATTTATTGATGAGTAGTTTCACAGCTTTAGTAATTAATTGAGGGTGATTACTTTTAATTCAGTTGATGCTCTCAGTGATAAAACGTCGTATTAGTGAGTGCCATTGATGATTATTAACTTAACCAAGCGTGCAAGTGAGCCTTATATAGCAACCTAAAATAAATCGTTGCTCTAGAGTAAAGCACTAAGGCTTAACAATTAGAGCATATACTTTAATTGAGGATTGTTTTTATCGCTACATTAGCAGCTCAAGATATTGAATAATAATCCATTTAGTACTATTTAAATCACTTGTTAATAATAAGCCCTCAGTGAATGAAGAAACCTTTAGTCATTAAAAAAGCACTCGCTAAAGAGGAGCTTTAAACAATAAGGAAGCATTAGCTTATTACGAAAGTTTGTAACCTTGAGTACATTTAGAAATAGCTAGAAAGAAGATTTATCAAAAGTGACATTTAAATTAACTTGTCTATTTAAATAGCTTGATAGTTAGCAATTTAATTTGTAAATATTCAGCCAATAAGCCCGTAATCAATCCAATCACGCTCGATAAAATTCTGGTTAATAACTCCCAAAATATACCGCTTTTTTCTAGGCATTAAAAAAGGTTTTTGTCTGTAAGACAAAAACCTTTTTTACTAGTCACTCATATCAAATCAATAACAGCCCCTGGGAACAGACTAAGGACTGTCAGCGATAGCTTATAATGCGTTGGTTAATTCTGGTATAGCATCGAATAAATCAGCTTCAAGACCATAGTCAGCCACTTGGAAAATTGGCGCTTCAGGGTCTTTGTTAATAGCAACAATGACTTTAGAATCTTTCATACCCGCTAAATGCTGAATAGCACCAGAAATACCGACAGCGATATATAAGTCAGGAGCAACAATCTTACCTGTTTGGCCTACTTGTAAATCATTCGGTACAAAACCAGCATCAACAGCTGCGCGAGATGCACCTACTGCTGCAGTCATTTTGTCAGCTAACGCTTCTAAAATGGCAAAGTTCTCGCCACTGCCCATACCGCGGCCACCAGAAACAATCACACCTGCACTACCCAACTCAGGACGTTCAGACTCAGTCAGTGTTTGTGAAACAAACACGGTTTTAGCTTCAGCAACAAAATCAACGGTAACGGCTTCAGCACTACCTTCATTACCCGCAGCATCGAATGCACTGGTACGAACGGTTAATACTTTTTTGTCATCTAAGCTTTGTACTGTCGCTAACGCAGAACCTGCATAAATAGGACGCACAAACGTATCTGCGCTTACCACTTCAATCACTTCAGATATTTGTGCTACATCTAAAAGTGCAGCGACGCGAGGTAATGTATCTTTACCCACACTGGTAGCAGCTGCAACAATATAGTCGTAATCACCAGCAAGCTTAACCACTAATTCAGATAAGTTTTCAGCCATTTGCGCTTCATAAGCAGCTGAATCAGCAACTAATACTTTACTCACACCAGTTAATGCTTGAGCTGCAGAAACTGCTGCACCGCATGCGCTGCCAGCAACTAATACATGAACATCACTACCAATGGCAGTAGCTGCACTAACCACTTTTGCAGTGTCTAGCTTCAAACTTGCATTATCGTGTTCTGCTAATACTAAAATGGCCATAATTAGATCACCTTCGCTTCATTTTTTAACTTTTCAACTAGCTCAGCTACTGAACTTACCATGATCCCAGCTTGACGCTCAGCAGGAGGAGTCACCTTCACGATATTTTGATGTGCTTTTAAGCTCACACCTAAATCATCAATTGAAAGTGTCTCAAGCGGCTTACGCTTAGCTTTCATAATATTTGGTAGTGAAGCGTAGCGTGGCTCATTTAAGCGTAAATCTGCAGTCACAACAGCAGGAAGCGGCATCTTAAGTGTTTGTAAACCACCATCCACTTCACGGGTAACTTCAGCTCCATCAACGCTTAACTTAAGCTCTGAAGCAAATGTGGCTTGAGGCATTTGGGTTAATGCAGCAAGCATTTGACCGGTTTGGTTATTATCGCCATCAATTGACTGTTTGCCAAAAATCACCAAGTCCGCTTGTTCTTTTTCTTGCACGGCTTTAAGAATTTTAGCAATTGATAAAGGCACTAACTCTTCATCTGTTTGCACATGAATAGCACGATCTGCTCCCAATGCCATTGATGTACGTAGCTGCTCTTGTACAGCTTTAGATCCAACACTGACAACCACGATCTCTGTCGCACTTCCCGCTTCTTTCAATCGAACTGCTTCTTCTACAGCAATTTCACAAAATGGGTTTAACGCCATTTTCAAATTAGCAGTATCAACATTTGTGTTATCAGCCTTTACTCTGACTTTCACATTGGCATCGACTACGCGCTTTACAGGCACCAATACTTTCATGGGATTTCCTTCTACACCTTCAATGTATGTGGATGGCACATTGGTTGTCACCAATGCAATATGGCACAACTTTACGTCCTGTTAACGTTAACGTCAACCGAAGTCAAACACTTGTTTTATATTTTTTTGGTTAAGTTGATGCTTATAAATAAGTTGTATTATGTAATAATTTATTAATCTATCGCTTTATTTACGCTTTTTTATTTAAATTTTGTTCATTTATTGATTTTTTTATTTGATCCAAACAAGTTTAGTTTCTATTATTAAAGCCGATTCAAGTAACCGTGTTTTCTACTATTATTTTTTAACATTTAAATGGTCAAATCAATTTACGCTTTCGGTTGATTACAATTAAACAATCAAGAGTTTTG
This window of the Shewanella goraebulensis genome carries:
- a CDS encoding acyl-CoA dehydrogenase C-terminal domain-containing protein, producing the protein MPIYQAPLRDYQFILSELLNIYQQTDLHGFNEIDPELTDAILQGVADFTTDIMLPLNASGDLEGCQLENGKVITPKGFKAAYQKYIDDGWATLTCDPEYGGQGLPEVIGTFATEMKTATNMAFAMYPGLTHGAYSAIHVHGSDALKQKYLEKLVSGEWTGTMNLTESHAGTDLALLRTKAKPLGDDTFAISGEKIFISSGDHDLAENIIHLVLAKLPDAPDGVKGISLFAVPKFMVNADGSLGKSNSLSATALEHKMGIHGNSTCVMLFDGAIGELVGAPHQGLKAMFTMMNQARLGVGIQGLGVSDIAYQNALVYAKDRIQGRALSGVKQADQAADSILVHGDVRRMLLSQKSFNEGTRALMGQQALWLDQAERHSDPAKAKQSSALAALFTPIVKGFVTDQGFKACVDAQQVYGGHGYINEWGMEQFVRDIRIAMLYEGTNGVQALDLVGRKLLSDKGATLSLWSDMVKQFIGEHSTNDAMKPYIEGLMDAAGDLEKATGFIAQSAATNPDMIGAASMPYMQLFGISALAWMWARIAATSLAAIESGTDELAFYQAKLNTASFYMSYWGCQTRSLRKQVEMSSAQITGFDEADF
- a CDS encoding TlpA family protein disulfide reductase, coding for MKTSQSISSPLLKDKPAQPINELYRELLGVIVTFSVLTLLLVFFSAGVRADDSQSTPDYDFPQAKAFTLNDAEGNKWSFAEHAGKPIVIHFWATWCPYCKKLQPGLERLRLTHLDSDLEMIAISFNEDKGAMPAAALAERGIGMKTLVEGDSVAELYGVTGTPTTVFINRSGQLVWLTRISDPDSPKLAQAIDFLLSE
- a CDS encoding alpha/beta fold hydrolase — its product is MQKLTQWLNQGYFHKHCFAKHFENNVFVKQTGNKGLPALLLIHGFPTSSYDWQPIWDELTQHFHLITLDMVGFGYSDKPTDFPYSFDAQANLIEDIVASIGIEKVHILSHDYGNTVTQELLARQHDAQQNQTPLTFEILSSVLLNGGIFPEVIHPILIQKLLLSPIGFIVAKGMGYNAFKRNFDNICSINIEENELRKYWQLIQHNQGNRIFHKLIQYMKERVKYRDRWVGALQQNTSPMRFINGLEDPISGRDMLKRYQELITNPDTISLAGVGHYPQVEAPEQVLEHAFFFWKKHNIINE
- a CDS encoding thymidine kinase, producing the protein MAQLYFYYSAMNAGKSTSLLQSSYNYRERGMNTLVMTASIDDRYGVGKVASRIGIETEAQVFGAEDNLSKMIETELETQKLHCILIDESQFLSKEQVKQLTHVVDNLDIPVLCYGLKTDFQGELFSGSQYLLAWADKLVELKTICHCGRKANMVVRLDGNGKPMREGEQVAIGGNESYESVCRKHFREFIWD
- a CDS encoding coproporphyrinogen III oxidase family protein; its protein translation is MKKFLSTSRLNLATSSLDWAMGMTIKQSLSLKDAVALNDVTKLAVPDKPIETLYIHIPFCHTLCRFCSFHKIKFNEGVAKAYFKALRQEIRMVIAQGYRFNRVYIGGGTTTILEDELIETIEMIKSITTVREVSCESDPIYFKEGNPHLLKGLVDRMSIGVQSFDDKILKASGRFEKFGSGLQQAEYVSRAIEVIPTVNLDMMYGFKMQTPETVASDLAQTIRLSPDQITTYPLTVGIGQNRKKAGCLAGNPEDLWPQFLAVKEAMGERYIMEFPWTFSRNFGQPVENKYVLDGEDCFGVGSGAFGRFGEQFRISSFDIPDYINRINAGHTGTCYTKPLEAKALLQHHLMMMMGHGLLDNQQFKAHTGKSLWQAFPLEMSYLISAGALNKQGNNYKTTVEGQFIALKMFSGFLAGMDYLREQARELPLTMSVGETEDDNQSSAIITS
- a CDS encoding M3 family metallopeptidase, yielding MHKTIVAVAIATTLALSGCSNTHSDSAEQGAQVQLQNPLLQASSLQYQAPDFSKLKNEHYQPALELGMAQHHQQILDIANNSAAPTFENTIVAMEKSGTLLTRTSSIFYNLTGSNSNPELRKVQGIMAPKMAAHSDNINLNPELFSRIQAIYDSRTTSSLTAEEIRLVEVYHQRFVLAGAKLTEAEKQKIRDLNEEQSTLTNEFAQRLLRLSKEIAVKVDDETKLAGLSQSAIAAAKADAEAAGLEGQYLLNITNTTRQPVLAQLDNRELRQQVWEASANRGLAGDNETASLVARLAQLRAKKANLLGFDTWSDYRLAPQMAKTPEAVYDMFGSMVPAVVENTQKEAADIQAMINKTGGDFTLAPWDWAYYAELVRKEKFDLDAASIKPYFEFNRVLEDGVFFTLQELYGVTLKPRPDLPVYHPDVKAYEMFDEDGSSMAIFYADYFAREGKRGGAWMSSFVGQSQLLNQKPVVVNVMNIKKAPEGQPTFVSYDEATTMFHEMGHGTHGMFSKVKYPSLAGTSVSRDFVEFPSTFEEDWAAHPKVLANYAKHYDTGKPIPDDLLQKLLASRSFNQGFDTLEYMSAALLDLEWHALDANAPLQDVETFEANALKKHGVDLPAVPPRYRSTYFAHAFPGGYSASYYAYMWSEILAADAFAYVQTQGGLNREIGMKFRKTIREVGNSVPPMEAYQNFRGQAPTTDGLLERRGLK